The following are encoded together in the Desulfococcus multivorans genome:
- a CDS encoding acyl-CoA dehydratase activase: protein MSKTYSIEKAVYAGVDVGASHTKVALIDTAGHLRGHGVRKSGVNFSATAEMCLADALQMADCTADQVAHTVSTGYGRHNVTFASGTHTEIGCHAKGSYFYFPEAITVIDIGGQDNKIIKLDSNGRRISFKMNRKCAAGTGAFLEEMATRLDIPLSDMDGLARKSTETVNIGSYCTVFSATEVLEYIRHGKKVQDIIKGLFVSVIRRVLEMDSLTEKVVMTGGVVAHNPYLIDLSEEQIGRRVWTPPFPQLAGAIGAALYAKATQTSDNE from the coding sequence ATGAGCAAAACATATTCAATAGAAAAGGCGGTCTATGCGGGCGTCGATGTGGGTGCCTCACACACCAAGGTTGCCCTGATCGATACTGCCGGACACCTCCGCGGTCATGGGGTCCGCAAATCGGGCGTGAATTTTTCGGCCACTGCCGAAATGTGTCTTGCCGACGCCTTGCAAATGGCCGACTGTACGGCGGACCAGGTGGCTCATACCGTATCCACGGGGTATGGGCGTCACAATGTAACTTTCGCATCCGGAACCCACACGGAAATCGGGTGCCATGCCAAGGGCTCCTATTTTTATTTCCCGGAAGCCATCACCGTGATCGACATCGGTGGACAGGATAATAAAATAATCAAACTGGATTCAAACGGCAGACGCATCAGTTTCAAGATGAACCGCAAATGCGCTGCCGGCACGGGTGCTTTTCTGGAAGAGATGGCAACCCGTCTTGATATTCCACTATCCGATATGGACGGATTGGCCAGAAAATCCACCGAAACCGTCAATATCGGCAGCTACTGCACCGTATTCAGTGCCACCGAAGTGCTGGAATATATCCGCCATGGTAAAAAAGTTCAGGATATCATCAAAGGGCTCTTTGTTTCCGTGATTCGGCGTGTTCTGGAGATGGATTCTCTGACGGAAAAGGTTGTCATGACTGGTGGGGTGGTGGCCCATAATCCTTACCTGATCGATTTAAGCGAAGAACAAATCGGGAGACGCGTATGGACGCCGCCGTTTCCGCAACTGGCCGGCGCCATCGGCGCCGCCCTGTATGCAAAAGCAACCCAAACAAGTGATAACGAGTGA
- the iorA gene encoding indolepyruvate ferredoxin oxidoreductase subunit alpha translates to MKKQILSGNEAVALGAFQAGVKVASGYPGTPSTEILQNFATYKGVYAEWAPNEKVALEVAIGSAMTGVRTLFTTKHVGLNVAADPLMTLAYTGIPGGLLIVCADDPGMHSSQNEQDNRFYAKFAKIPMLEPSDSQEAKEMVEEGLRLSEKYDSPTMLRITTRVCHSKSIVQLDAEIQADIPVAEGFKRDLKKFVMIPAFAKLRHPLVLEREEKLKDIAETTAFNRIEWNDNKIGIITSGIAYQYVREIMPDASILKLGMTFPLPIKKIKEFAGKVDRLFVVEELEPYIEDEIRIMGLAVEGKAFFPRLDELSPDVVAAGFAEAGVLPYDLPPDREKAPGGDMPRPPLLCAGCPHRGLFYALNKMKAIVHSDIGCYTLSVLPPLQSIDSTLCMGASISMAHGTAKAMAMAGLEDQRPVFAAIGDSTFFHSGITSLMDVIYNKGNVNVVILDNRITAMTGGQQNPGTGRTLQMQETYAVDIMEIVRALGCKRVREIDPFDLEGTIAALKEEIAHDGPSVLVTKRPCVQLFRQDPQAVRVVDTDACIGCKRCLKLGCPSISQGDIIPDEADKKERRYSYIDAATCYGCGLCEQVCTSNAIVCVPE, encoded by the coding sequence ATGAAAAAACAGATCCTTTCAGGAAATGAGGCGGTCGCGCTGGGTGCATTCCAGGCCGGTGTAAAGGTGGCAAGCGGCTATCCAGGAACACCAAGCACAGAAATATTGCAGAATTTTGCTACCTATAAGGGTGTTTATGCAGAATGGGCTCCCAACGAAAAGGTGGCGCTTGAAGTGGCGATCGGATCCGCTATGACGGGCGTTCGAACACTGTTCACTACCAAGCATGTGGGACTGAACGTGGCTGCGGACCCATTGATGACCCTTGCCTATACCGGCATTCCCGGTGGTCTCCTGATAGTATGTGCGGATGACCCGGGTATGCACAGTTCCCAAAATGAGCAGGACAACCGCTTTTATGCCAAGTTCGCCAAAATCCCCATGCTGGAGCCCAGCGACAGCCAGGAGGCAAAGGAAATGGTCGAAGAAGGGCTGCGTCTGTCCGAGAAGTATGATTCCCCCACCATGTTGCGCATCACCACCCGGGTTTGTCATTCCAAGAGCATTGTCCAACTTGATGCGGAGATTCAAGCGGACATACCGGTTGCGGAAGGATTTAAGCGTGATCTGAAGAAATTCGTCATGATTCCGGCGTTTGCAAAATTGAGGCATCCCCTGGTCCTTGAAAGGGAAGAAAAACTGAAGGACATTGCCGAAACCACGGCGTTTAACAGAATCGAATGGAATGACAACAAGATTGGCATTATCACCAGTGGCATCGCTTATCAGTACGTAAGAGAAATCATGCCGGATGCTTCGATTCTGAAGTTGGGAATGACCTTTCCGTTGCCAATAAAGAAGATAAAAGAATTCGCCGGCAAGGTCGATCGCCTCTTTGTAGTGGAAGAACTGGAACCGTACATCGAAGATGAAATCCGAATCATGGGACTGGCCGTTGAAGGCAAGGCTTTTTTCCCCAGGTTGGATGAACTGTCTCCAGATGTCGTGGCCGCCGGCTTTGCAGAAGCCGGCGTATTGCCTTACGATCTTCCGCCAGACCGGGAAAAAGCACCGGGAGGTGATATGCCTCGGCCGCCGCTGCTCTGTGCCGGCTGTCCTCACAGAGGCTTGTTTTATGCCTTGAATAAAATGAAGGCCATCGTTCACAGCGATATTGGCTGCTACACCTTGAGTGTGTTGCCGCCCTTGCAAAGCATCGATTCCACACTTTGCATGGGGGCGAGCATCAGTATGGCCCACGGCACGGCAAAAGCCATGGCCATGGCCGGACTGGAAGACCAACGTCCGGTATTTGCCGCCATTGGCGACTCCACTTTCTTTCACTCCGGCATCACCAGCCTGATGGATGTCATCTACAATAAAGGTAACGTGAATGTGGTTATCCTGGACAACCGCATTACGGCCATGACCGGGGGACAGCAGAATCCCGGCACCGGGCGCACTCTTCAGATGCAGGAAACTTACGCCGTCGACATCATGGAGATTGTCCGTGCACTGGGATGCAAACGTGTGAGAGAGATCGATCCCTTTGACCTGGAAGGTACCATTGCTGCGTTGAAGGAGGAAATTGCCCATGACGGACCATCTGTGCTGGTCACCAAGCGTCCCTGTGTCCAACTGTTTCGCCAGGACCCGCAAGCCGTACGGGTTGTGGACACGGATGCCTGCATCGGCTGTAAACGCTGCCTCAAGCTTGGCTGTCCATCCATTTCCCAGGGAGATATCATTCCTGATGAAGCGGATAAAAAAGAACGTCGCTACTCGTACATCGATGCGGCGACCTGTTATGGATGTGGTCTTTGCGAGCAGGTGTGCACATCGAATGCAATTGTTTGCGTGCCAGAATGA
- a CDS encoding ketopantoate reductase family protein, producing MGKTNQNHPWHYGIIGAGPVGCIVAAFLARGGHKVTLCDIVPELVDTARDRGVIIEGAERLEQKITHTCNHIEDLIAAEPNAIFICVKAQALPLISSALGDIYKEGIFVVSWQNGIDTEYEIANVLGKKPVMRAVVNWGCGFLGPAHVTMAFHHPPHYIQELDPAAGDAAIHIADDLSNSGLHTEHTNQVVPMVWRKTIMNASMNPVCAATGLTMAQAMGDPMTFSVIDALIKECLAVARANEIHVGWDYYQNALDYLKNAGHHKPSMLMDIEAHRRTEINYINGKIVEYGAQAGIQTPYNNTMRSLIKGIEFSMEARR from the coding sequence ATGGGCAAAACGAATCAAAATCATCCTTGGCATTATGGCATTATCGGCGCCGGACCGGTTGGGTGCATTGTGGCGGCATTTCTTGCCCGAGGTGGGCACAAAGTAACCCTTTGCGACATTGTCCCCGAGCTGGTTGATACTGCCAGAGACAGGGGCGTTATTATTGAAGGCGCGGAACGCCTTGAACAGAAAATAACCCATACGTGCAATCATATTGAAGATTTGATCGCCGCTGAGCCGAATGCCATTTTTATCTGTGTCAAGGCCCAGGCATTGCCGCTCATCTCATCTGCACTGGGGGATATCTACAAGGAAGGAATTTTTGTCGTCAGTTGGCAAAACGGTATTGATACGGAATACGAAATCGCAAACGTGCTCGGCAAAAAGCCGGTAATGCGGGCAGTCGTAAACTGGGGATGTGGATTCCTGGGCCCGGCACATGTCACTATGGCATTTCATCATCCGCCTCACTATATTCAGGAACTCGATCCCGCAGCCGGGGATGCTGCCATACATATTGCCGATGATCTTTCAAACAGCGGACTTCACACCGAACATACGAACCAGGTGGTTCCCATGGTCTGGCGAAAGACCATTATGAATGCGTCCATGAACCCTGTATGCGCGGCAACCGGTCTGACCATGGCCCAGGCCATGGGCGATCCAATGACCTTCAGCGTCATTGATGCGTTAATCAAGGAATGCCTGGCCGTGGCGCGGGCCAATGAAATCCATGTGGGGTGGGATTACTACCAGAATGCATTGGACTACTTGAAAAATGCAGGTCACCATAAACCATCGATGTTGATGGATATCGAAGCCCACCGGCGAACCGAGATCAATTATATCAATGGAAAAATCGTGGAATACGGCGCGCAAGCCGGCATCCAGACACCCTACAACAACACCATGCGATCGTTGATCAAGGGTATAGAATTCAGCATGGAAGCTCGCAGGTAA
- a CDS encoding bifunctional acetyl-CoA hydrolase/transferase family protein/GNAT family N-acetyltransferase, with translation MDLNQYCPEKVLDAAKAISNIRQGSRVFIGTGCGEPQHLIKTMVQDMNMQDIMVYQMLSSTLSQFVEDETFLKRFSLKLFFISWAMRRAASVGKIDYIPTYLSQIPKLFYSGRIALDVALIQVSPPDAFGYCSLGVSVDITLAGMTSAKLVIAQVNSRMPNTWGDSFVHVDDIDYFVLHDEPLVESVRILNESETEISRRIGMYISQVVDDGATIQIGFGYLPNAVLKFLDKKKDLGIHTQVITDGLLSLLEKKVITNKKKTFIPGRIVASLCMGSQKIYDYVHNNPMFYFRSSDFVNNPKVIAQNDNFISISSALQVDLTGQVCADSLGNKFYSGIGDQVDFLRGAALSDDGFSIIALPSTAHTEKGTVSRIVASLSDGAGLATTRADVDIVITEYGIAELQGKSIYQRVMELTQIAHPQFRNDLIEEAKSRGYIFPDQLPPAAEDLIFLEEYKESMELKNGKTILFRPLLPSDEFAYRNFFYSLRKETIYRRFFYEKKIFSHEMIQGQYAGVDYRRNMFLIGLVQKKRHKQIVAIGTYLDSGNSLAEVAFVVREDYQGMGIASFLLKQLERIARKNGFTMFTATTLRENASMCHVFKKRYPNATYSYESSEIEIVMDFSDSDKEPT, from the coding sequence ATGGATTTAAATCAGTACTGCCCTGAAAAGGTTCTGGATGCTGCAAAGGCCATATCAAACATCAGGCAGGGAAGCCGGGTCTTTATCGGCACCGGCTGCGGTGAGCCTCAGCATCTGATCAAAACCATGGTACAGGATATGAATATGCAGGACATCATGGTATACCAGATGCTTTCCTCCACCCTGTCACAGTTTGTGGAAGATGAAACCTTCCTGAAGCGTTTCTCCCTCAAATTGTTTTTCATCAGTTGGGCCATGAGAAGGGCGGCTTCCGTGGGGAAGATCGACTACATCCCCACGTATCTTTCCCAGATCCCGAAGCTTTTTTACAGCGGCAGGATCGCGTTGGATGTGGCGTTGATTCAGGTCAGTCCTCCGGATGCGTTCGGGTATTGCAGCCTTGGCGTATCGGTCGACATCACTCTCGCCGGCATGACATCAGCCAAACTGGTCATCGCCCAGGTCAATTCCAGAATGCCCAATACATGGGGAGACAGTTTTGTCCATGTGGATGACATCGATTATTTTGTGCTGCATGACGAGCCTCTCGTCGAATCCGTTCGCATTCTCAACGAGAGTGAAACGGAAATCAGCCGCCGTATCGGGATGTATATCTCCCAGGTCGTTGACGACGGCGCCACGATCCAGATCGGCTTTGGCTATCTTCCCAATGCCGTCTTGAAATTCCTGGACAAGAAGAAAGACCTGGGTATCCACACCCAGGTGATCACGGACGGTCTGCTTTCGCTCCTGGAGAAAAAGGTCATCACCAACAAGAAAAAGACCTTTATCCCCGGAAGAATCGTGGCATCTCTGTGCATGGGATCACAAAAAATTTATGATTACGTTCACAACAATCCCATGTTCTATTTCCGATCGTCGGATTTTGTGAACAACCCGAAGGTCATCGCTCAGAACGACAATTTCATCTCCATCAGTTCGGCACTGCAGGTGGATCTGACCGGACAGGTATGTGCGGATTCGCTGGGAAATAAATTTTACAGCGGTATCGGCGACCAGGTGGATTTTCTGCGGGGGGCCGCCTTGTCGGACGACGGCTTCTCCATTATCGCACTGCCGTCCACGGCGCACACTGAAAAGGGTACTGTTTCAAGGATTGTCGCCAGCCTCAGCGACGGCGCCGGTCTGGCGACAACGCGTGCGGACGTCGATATCGTCATTACGGAATACGGCATTGCCGAACTTCAGGGAAAAAGCATTTATCAGCGTGTCATGGAGCTCACCCAGATCGCCCATCCCCAATTCCGGAACGATCTGATCGAGGAAGCCAAATCCCGGGGCTATATCTTTCCGGATCAGCTTCCGCCGGCGGCCGAGGACCTTATTTTTCTTGAGGAATATAAGGAATCCATGGAGTTGAAAAACGGAAAAACAATTCTATTCCGTCCCCTGCTGCCGTCTGATGAGTTTGCATACCGGAATTTTTTCTACTCGCTTCGGAAAGAGACTATCTACAGGCGGTTTTTTTACGAGAAAAAAATTTTCTCCCATGAAATGATTCAGGGTCAATATGCAGGTGTGGATTATCGAAGAAACATGTTCCTCATCGGATTGGTCCAGAAAAAGCGCCATAAGCAGATTGTCGCCATCGGGACCTATCTGGATTCAGGGAACTCTCTGGCGGAGGTCGCCTTTGTCGTACGGGAAGACTACCAGGGTATGGGCATTGCCTCATTTCTACTGAAACAGCTTGAACGCATTGCCCGAAAGAACGGATTTACCATGTTTACCGCCACAACCCTTCGCGAGAATGCATCCATGTGCCATGTATTTAAAAAGCGGTATCCCAACGCAACATACAGCTATGAGAGCAGCGAGATTGAAATTGTAATGGATTTCAGTGACTCTGATAAAGAACCTACGTGA
- a CDS encoding indolepyruvate oxidoreductase subunit beta, with translation MTRENKKTVNVLVVGTGGQGVITASEILSDVAMRSGFDAKKSEIHGMSQRGGVVTSHVRYSENVASPMIMQGEADILLSFELSEALRWLHFLRPTGRVITSLQKIIPPAVYAGMGSYPEDAQAVIRQRTADPVFVDALPMAEELGNPRLVNTILLGIASTMLDLPLDAWKAVIVERVPPKFKELNLVAFDKGRDVA, from the coding sequence ATGACTCGGGAAAATAAGAAAACAGTCAACGTTCTGGTGGTCGGTACCGGTGGCCAGGGCGTGATAACGGCCAGTGAGATTTTATCGGACGTGGCCATGCGCAGCGGATTTGACGCCAAGAAGAGTGAAATCCACGGCATGTCCCAGCGAGGCGGCGTGGTGACGAGCCATGTGCGCTATAGTGAAAATGTTGCCTCGCCCATGATTATGCAGGGCGAGGCGGACATTCTGCTTTCCTTTGAACTGTCGGAAGCGTTGCGGTGGCTCCATTTCTTGAGGCCCACCGGACGGGTGATCACCAGCCTGCAGAAAATAATACCGCCGGCTGTTTATGCCGGCATGGGAAGCTATCCTGAAGATGCCCAAGCCGTTATCAGACAGCGAACCGCCGATCCCGTTTTTGTGGATGCGCTGCCTATGGCCGAAGAACTCGGCAATCCCAGACTGGTGAACACCATTTTACTCGGCATCGCCTCAACCATGCTGGATCTCCCCCTCGATGCTTGGAAAGCAGTGATTGTCGAGCGTGTGCCGCCCAAATTTAAGGAATTGAATCTGGTGGCATTTGATAAAGGTCGCGACGTTGCATAG